The following are from one region of the Camelus ferus isolate YT-003-E chromosome 13, BCGSAC_Cfer_1.0, whole genome shotgun sequence genome:
- the PRDM2 gene encoding PR domain zinc finger protein 2 isoform X5 → MRDSVEGPKDEDEKPSAATTEQPAEPQEAVSQEVLPELGTPPPACEPPTDPDVKPEAASCEANDVEEEEEEEEEEDELEDEGDEAAVVPDASPVKEPEIRCDEKPEDLLEEPKSISKEVLEDSPEVTPVIKIPKAKEEANGDVFETFLFPCQHCERKFTTKQGLERHMHIHISTINHAFKCKYCGKAFGTQINRRRHERRHEAGLKRKPSLPLPPAEDAADGRAAGDTVPAKEDATPPCLGPDCLIVNSEKASQETVDSSVAEESGEAKELHPCKYCKKVFGAHTNMRRHQRRVHERHLIPKGVRRKGGLPDEPQPPAERAAPAQSVYVPSTEPEEEGEADDVYIMDISSNISENLNYYIDGKIQTSSSTSNCDVIEVEPGSADLYGINCLLTPVTVEITQSIKATRVPVTDELPKEPSSSTNSESKKRRTASPPVLPKIKAETESDPTAPSCSLSLPLSISTTEAVSFHKEKSVYLSSKLKQLLQTQDKLTPPAGISAPDIPKLGPVCVSAPASMLPVTSSRFKRRTSSPPSSPQHSPALRDFGKPGDGKAMWTEAVLSSKKPKLENHSNSPAWSLSGRDEREAGSPPGFDEYKVSKEWAASSTFSNVCNQQPLDLSSGVKQKAEGTGKTPVQWESVLDLSVHKKPCSDSEGKEFKENHLVPPACSAVKKKKPTTCMLQRVLLNEYNGVDVPVESAPEATRSPSPCKSLDPQPDADLAPDPGLSAPAVGCPPDVSPSSPALQTPSLSSGQLPPLLTPTNPSSPPPCPPVLTVATPPPPLLPTVPLPAPSSGASPRPCPSPLSNATAQSPLPILSPTVSPSPSPVPSVEPLMSAASPGPPTLSSSSSSSSSSSFSSSSSSSSPSPPPLSAVSSVVSSGDNLEASLPMISFKQEELENEDLKAREEAQPATERDVVQETFNKNFVCNVCESPFLSIKDLTKHLSVHAEEWPLKCEFCVQLFKAKTDLSEHRFLLHGVGNIFVCSVCKKEFAFLCNLQQHQRDLHPDKVCTHHEFESGTLRPQNFTDPSKAHVEHMQSLPEDPLETSKEEEELNDSSEELYTTIKIMASGIKTKDPDVRLGLNQHYPSFKPPPFQYHHRNPLGIGVTATNFTTHNIPQTFTTAIRCTKCGKGVDNMPELHKHILACASASDKKRYTPKKNPVPLKQTVQPKNGVVVLDNSGKNAFRRMGQPKRLNFSVELSKMSSNKLKLNALKKKNQLVQKAILQKNKSAKQKADLKNAPESSSHICPYCNREFTYIGSLNKHAAFSCPKKPLSPSKKKVAHSSKKGGHPSPASSDRSSSHRRRTADTEIKMQSTQAPLGKTRARSSGPAQVPLPSSSFRSKQNVTFAASVKSKKPSSSLRNSSPIRMARVTHGEGKKPKATAKTRAAQLPGRASRSLHARAQKSRAVLQSKAALASKKRTDRFSVKSRERSGGPITRSLQLAAAADPSESRREDSSGKQELKDLSYSLRLASRCPPPAAPYITRQCRNVKATAAAPLQGSLFKE, encoded by the exons ATGAGAGATTCTGTGGAAG GTCCCAAAGACGAAGACGAGAAGCCTTCAGCTGCCACCACCGAGCAGCCAGCCGAGCCTCAGGAGGCGGTGAGTCAGGAGGTGCTTCCGGAGCTTGGCACCCCTCCCCCGGCCTGCGAGCCACCGACAGACCCGGACGTGAAGCCAGAGGCAGCAAGTTGTGAGGCCAAcgatgtggaggaggaggaggaggaggaggaggaggaggatgagctGGAGGACGAGGGGGACGAAGCTGCCGTGGTGCCAGATGCAAGTCCCGTGAAAGAGCCAGAGATACGGTGTGACGAGAAGCCGGAAGATTTATTAGAAGAACCGAAATCTATTTCGAAAGAAGTTCTTGAAGACTCTCCAGAGGTGACACCTGTTATCAAAATTCCCAAAGCTAAAGAGGAGGCCAATGGTGATGTGTTTGAAACATTCCTGTTTCCATGTCAGCATTGTGAGAGGAAGTTCACGACCAAACAGGGGCTGGAACGCCACATGCACATCCACATATCTACCATCAACCACGCCTTCAAGTGCAAGTACTGCGGGAAAGCGTTCGGCACCCAGATCAACCGGCGGCGGCACGAGCGGCGCCACGAGGCGGGGTTAAAGCGGAAGCCCAGCCTGCCACTGCCGCCCGCAGAGGACGCGGCCGACGGCCGGGCAGCCGGGGACACCGTCCCCGCCAAAGAGGACGCCACCCCACCCTGTCTTGGGCCAGACTGTCTGATCGTGAACTCAGAGAAAGCGTCCCAAGAAACGGTGGATTCTTCTGTTGCAGAGGAGAGCGGAGAGGCGAAAGAGCTTCACCCCTGCAAATACTGTAAGAAAGTTTTTGGAGCTCACACCAACATGAGGCGGCATCAGCGCAGGGTTCACGAACGCCACCTCATTCCCAAAGGTGTGCGGCGAAAAGGAGGCCTCCCGGATGAGCCGCAGCCCCCGGCCGAGCGGGCCGCCCCAGCCCAGAGTGTCTACGTCCCCAGCACggagccagaggaggagggggaggccgACGACGTGTACATCATGGATATATCTAGCAATATCTCTGAAAACTTAAACTACTACATCGACGGTAAAatccagaccagcagcagcaccagtAACTGTGACGTCATTGAGGTGGAGCCCGGCTCGGCGGACTTGTATGGTATCAACTGCCTGCTCACTCCGGTTACGGTGGAGATCACTCAGAGCATAAAGGCCACGCGGGTCCCGGTGACCGACGAGCTCCCTAAAGAGCCTTCCAGCAGCACGAACAGTGAGTCCAAGAAGCGGAGAACGGCCAGTCCTCCCGTGTTACCCAAAATTAAAGCTGAAACCGAGTCCGACCCCACAGCGCCCTCTTGTTCCTTGAGTCTGCCTCTCAGCATATCAACGACAGAGGCGGTGTCTTTCCACAAAGAGAAGAGTGTGTATTTGTCATCGAAGCTCAAGCAGCTCCTCCAAACCCAGGATAAGCTCACTCCTCCTGCAGGGATTTCGGCCCCTGACATACCTAAATTGGGGCCTGTGTGCGTGTCCGCTCCTGCCTCGATGCTGCCTGTGACCTCGAGCAGGTTTAAGAGGCGGACCagctctcctcccagctctccaCAGCACAGTCCTGCCCTCCGGGACTTTGGAAAGCCAGGCGATGGGAAGGCCATGTGGACCGAGGCAGTTCTGAGTTCCAAAAAACCCAAATTAGAAAATCATAGCAACTCACCAGCATGGAGTTTGTCtgggagagatgagagagaagccGGGAGCCCGCCAGGCTTTGATGAGTATAAAGTGTCTAAAGAGTGGGCAGCTAGCTCTACTTTTAGTAACGTGTGCAACCAGCAGCCGCTGGATTTATCGAGCGGCGTGAAACAGAAGGCCGAGGGTACGGGCAAGACTCCGGTCCAGTGGGAATCTGTGTTAGATCTCAGCGTGCATAAAAAGCCTTGTAGCGACTCTGAAGGCAAGGAattcaaagaaaatcatttgGTGCCACCAGCCTgcagtgctgtgaagaaaaagaaaccaaccaCCTGCATGCTGCAGAGGGTTCTTCTCAATGAGTACAATGGCGTCGACGTGCCTGTAGAAAGTGCCCCCGAGGCGACCAGGAGCCCGAGTCCCTGTAAATCCCTCGACCCCCAACCGGATGCTGACCTTGCTCCCGACCCTGGTTTATCTGCCCCTGCTGTCGGGTGCCCACCTGACGTCTCTCCTTCATCACCTGCCCTGCAGACGCCTTCCCTTTCTTCCGGGCAGCTGCCTCCTCTCTTGACCCCCacaaatccctcctcccctccaccctgtcCTCCTGTGTTAACCGTTGCCACACCACCCCCTCCACTGCTTCCTACTGtacctctcccagccccctcgTCCGGGGCATCCCCTCGTCCCTGTCCCTCTCCACTCTCGAATGCCACCGCACAGTCCCCTCTTCCAATTCTCTCCCCGACGGTGTCTCCCTCGCCGTCTCCTGTTCCTTCCGTGGAGCCCCTAATGTCTGCTGCTTCGCCGGGGCCTCCGACACTCTCTTCGTCTTCCTCCTCGTCGtcttcatcttccttctcctcttcatcctcctcctcttccccttccccacctcctctctcagcAGTGTCATCCGTTGTTTCCTCTGGGGATAATCTGGAAGCCTCTCTCCCCATGATATCCTTCAAACAGGAGGAATTAGAGAATGAAGATCTGAAGGCCAGGGAGGAAGCCCAGCCCGCCACTGAGCGGGATGTTGTCCAGGAAACATTCAACAAAAACTTCGTCTGCAACGTCTGTGAATCgccttttctttccattaaagATCTAACCAAACATTTATCCGTTCATGCTGAAGAATGGCCCTTGAAATGTGAATTTTGTGTGCAGCTCTTTAAGGCGAAAACTGATTTGTCAGAACATCGCTTTCTGCTTCATGGAGTTGGGAATATCTTTGTGTGTTCGGTTTGTaaaaaagaatttgcttttttgtgCAATTTGCAGCAGCACCAGCGAGATCTCCACCCAGATAAGGTGTGCACACACCACGAATTTGAAAGTGGCACCCTGAGGCCCCAGAACTTTACTGATCCCAGCAAAGCCCACGTAGAGCATATGCAGAGCTTGCCAGAAGATCCTTTAGAGACGTCTAAAGAGGAAGAGGAGTTAAACGACTCTTCCGAAGAGCTTTACACAACCATAAAAATAATGGCTTCTGGAATAAAGACGAAAGATCCGGATGTTCGATTGGGTCTCAATCAGCATTATCCAAGCTTTAAACCACCTCCATTTCAGTACCATCACCGAAACCCCCTGGGCATTGGTGTGACAGCCACAAATTTCACTACACACAATATCCCACAGACTTTTACAACCGCCATTCGCTGCACCAAGTGTGGGAAAGGTGTGGACAACATGCCCGAGCTCCACAAACACATCCTGGCATGTGCTTCCGCTAGTGACAAGAAGAGGTATACCCCGAAGAAAAATCCGGTGCCCCTGAAACAGACTGTGCAACCCAAAAACGGTGTGGTGGTTTTGGACAACTCTGGGAAAAATGCCTTCAGACGGATGGGACAGCCCAAAAGACTGAACTTCAGTGTTGAGCTCAGCAAAATGTCCTCAAATAAGCTCAAGTTAAACGCgttgaagaaaaaaaaccagCTCGTCcagaaagccatccttcaaaagAACAAATCTGCGAAGCAGAAGGCCGACCTAAAGAACGCTCCGGAGTCGTCCTCGCACATCTGCCCGTACTGCAACAGGGAGTTCACGTACATCGGGAGCCTGAACAAGCACGCCGCCTTCAGCTGTCCCAAAAagcctctttctccttccaaaaaaaaagttgCCCACTCGTCCAAGAAAGGCGGACACCCCTCCCCTGCAAGTAGTGACAGAAGCAGCAGCCACCGCAGACGGACGGCGGACACGGAGATCAAGATGCAGAGCACACAGGCGCCTTTGGGCAAGACCAGAGCCCGCAGCTCGGGCCCCGCACAggtccccctgccctcctcttccttcaggtCCAAGCAGAATGTTACATTTGCAGCTTCGGTCAAGTCCAAAAAACCAAGCTCCTCTTTAAGGAACTCGAGCCCAATCCGAATGGCCAGAGTGACTCACGGCGAGGGCAAGAAACCCAAAGCCACGGCCAAGACGCGGGCGGCTCAGCTCCCGGGCAGGGCGTCGCGGAGCCTGCACGCGAGGGCGCAGAAGAGCAGGGCTGTCT